One genomic region from Ammospiza nelsoni isolate bAmmNel1 chromosome 13, bAmmNel1.pri, whole genome shotgun sequence encodes:
- the LOC132078877 gene encoding borealin-2-like isoform X2: protein MALEKAPCRRRSSDSGVEPDRGALPRDRDRSALSQKKREQRIALFLSDFDQQAKEHIQEMKKELDSLLQTAEKAFAVELLTMPAAVRKMRRKEVLDLQGREEMALAAAVTDCSVEDMPNPKLVRTNSKKVKVTTIVEYEDTKHSSAKKITKKISKTRSLVSLASGLSGKLNSLSSATNLKATPKGARSAGLQQIVSRTLPASGRAQGMLKRSKSVPQHKSVPFVNIPLADGQTLCTAGGDLCNIDVQLLNQDTVQHIHNLV from the exons ATGGCCCTGGAGAAGGCCCCGTGCCGGCGGCGCAGCAGCGACTCGGGCGTGGAGCCGGACCGCGGGGCGCTGCCCCGGGACAGGGACCGCAGCGCGCTCTCCCAGAAGAAGAGGGAGCAGCGCATCGCGCTCTTCCTCAGCGACTTCGACCAGCAGG ccAAGGAGCACATCCAGGAGATGAAGAAGGAGCTCGATTCGCTCTTGCAGACGGCGGAGAAGGCGTTTGCCGTGGAGCTGCTGACGATGCCGGCTGCCGTGAGGAAGatgagaaggaaagaagtgcTCG ATTTGCAAGGACGGGAGGAAATGGCTCTTGCTGCTGCAGTG actgACTGCTCTGTAGAAGACATGCCAAATCCCAAACTGGTGAGGACCAACAGCAAAAAAG TTAAGGTAACTACAATTGTTGAATATGAAGATACCAAGCACAgttctgcaaagaaaataactaaaaaa aTCTCCAAAACCAGGTCACTGGTTTCACTGGCCTCAGGTTTAAGTGGCAAACTGAACTCTCTTTCTAG TGCCACAAATCTCAAAGCCACTCCAAAGGGAGCTAGAAG TGCTGGATTACAACAGATTGTCTCAAGAACTTTACCTGCCAGTGGAAGAGCTCAAGGCATGTTAAAGAGAAGTAAATCAGTACCCCAACATAAAAGTGTTCCATTTGTCAACATTCCCCTGGCTGATGGACAG ACACTGTGCACAGCTGGTGGAGACCTCTGCAATATTGATGTGCAGctcctaaaccaggacacagtACAGCACATCCATAACCTGGTG TAA
- the LOC132078877 gene encoding borealin-2-like isoform X1, whose translation MALEKAPCRRRSSDSGVEPDRGALPRDRDRSALSQKKREQRIALFLSDFDQQAKEHIQEMKKELDSLLQTAEKAFAVELLTMPAAVRKMRRKEVLDLQGREEMALAAAVTDCSVEDMPNPKLVRTNSKKVKVTTIVEYEDTKHSSAKKITKKISKTRSLVSLASGLSGKLNSLSSATNLKATPKGARSAGLQQIVSRTLPASGRAQGMLKRSKSVPQHKSVPFVNIPLADGQTLCTAGGDLCNIDVQLLNQDTVQHIHNLVSELTVLCGKVTPKPS comes from the exons ATGGCCCTGGAGAAGGCCCCGTGCCGGCGGCGCAGCAGCGACTCGGGCGTGGAGCCGGACCGCGGGGCGCTGCCCCGGGACAGGGACCGCAGCGCGCTCTCCCAGAAGAAGAGGGAGCAGCGCATCGCGCTCTTCCTCAGCGACTTCGACCAGCAGG ccAAGGAGCACATCCAGGAGATGAAGAAGGAGCTCGATTCGCTCTTGCAGACGGCGGAGAAGGCGTTTGCCGTGGAGCTGCTGACGATGCCGGCTGCCGTGAGGAAGatgagaaggaaagaagtgcTCG ATTTGCAAGGACGGGAGGAAATGGCTCTTGCTGCTGCAGTG actgACTGCTCTGTAGAAGACATGCCAAATCCCAAACTGGTGAGGACCAACAGCAAAAAAG TTAAGGTAACTACAATTGTTGAATATGAAGATACCAAGCACAgttctgcaaagaaaataactaaaaaa aTCTCCAAAACCAGGTCACTGGTTTCACTGGCCTCAGGTTTAAGTGGCAAACTGAACTCTCTTTCTAG TGCCACAAATCTCAAAGCCACTCCAAAGGGAGCTAGAAG TGCTGGATTACAACAGATTGTCTCAAGAACTTTACCTGCCAGTGGAAGAGCTCAAGGCATGTTAAAGAGAAGTAAATCAGTACCCCAACATAAAAGTGTTCCATTTGTCAACATTCCCCTGGCTGATGGACAG ACACTGTGCACAGCTGGTGGAGACCTCTGCAATATTGATGTGCAGctcctaaaccaggacacagtACAGCACATCCATAACCTGGTG AGTGAGCTGACTGTCCTATGTGGAAAGGTAACACCTAAACCAAGTTAA